A genome region from Bradyrhizobium commune includes the following:
- a CDS encoding vWA domain-containing protein, with translation MFRLPIVSRIGRQLARFAGAEQGNIAMIFAIALVPVLGFVGAAVDYSRAVQARTSMQAALDSTALMLSKDLSSGTITTSQISAKATAYFNALFTDTSALPNVTVTASYTASTSMGSTIQVNGDGNFTTTFMKIVGFPTLDISTSSTSAWGLVRMRVAMVLDNTGSMADNGKISAMQTAAKNLVDQLSALAKTDGDVYISIVPFAKDVNVGASNYSQSWMDFSDWDAANGSCSKSSYTSQSSCVSNGKTWTAANHNTWTGCVVDREQDYDTKNTTPTNGNSSTLFPAEQYSYCNTASSAYLQPIMPLSYDWTSLKSRIDAMKPTGNTNQGIGLAWGWMTLSTGDPMNAPAKDTNYTYKDAIVLLSDGLNTQNRWYSNASQIDARQKKLCDNAKAANITIYTVQVNTGSDPTSSVLQYCASSTDKFYLVTLASQTVSVFKDIGTSLSKLRVAR, from the coding sequence ATGTTTCGCCTGCCAATTGTCAGCCGCATTGGACGGCAGCTCGCCCGTTTCGCCGGGGCCGAGCAAGGCAATATTGCCATGATCTTCGCCATCGCGCTCGTTCCAGTGCTGGGCTTCGTCGGTGCGGCAGTCGATTACAGCCGCGCCGTCCAGGCTCGCACCTCGATGCAGGCGGCGCTCGACTCAACAGCGCTGATGCTGTCCAAGGACCTGTCGTCCGGCACCATCACCACATCGCAGATCAGCGCCAAGGCCACGGCCTACTTCAATGCGTTGTTCACCGACACCTCTGCGCTGCCGAACGTCACGGTCACCGCGAGCTACACTGCGAGCACGTCCATGGGCTCGACCATCCAGGTGAACGGCGACGGCAACTTCACCACCACCTTCATGAAGATCGTCGGCTTCCCGACGCTCGACATTAGCACCTCATCGACCAGCGCCTGGGGATTGGTGCGCATGCGCGTGGCCATGGTGCTCGACAACACGGGATCGATGGCCGACAACGGCAAGATATCGGCGATGCAGACGGCTGCGAAGAACCTGGTCGACCAGCTCAGCGCGCTCGCCAAGACTGACGGCGACGTCTACATCTCGATCGTGCCGTTCGCCAAGGACGTCAATGTCGGCGCCAGCAATTACAGCCAGTCCTGGATGGACTTCTCGGACTGGGATGCCGCCAACGGCAGCTGCAGCAAATCGAGTTATACGTCTCAGTCGTCTTGCGTGAGCAACGGCAAGACCTGGACGGCTGCCAATCACAACACCTGGACCGGTTGCGTCGTCGACCGCGAACAGGACTACGACACCAAGAACACGACGCCGACGAACGGCAATTCTTCGACGCTTTTCCCGGCCGAGCAATATTCCTACTGCAACACCGCGAGCTCCGCCTATTTGCAGCCGATCATGCCGCTGAGCTACGACTGGACCTCGCTCAAGAGCCGGATCGACGCCATGAAGCCGACCGGCAATACCAACCAGGGCATTGGTCTTGCCTGGGGCTGGATGACATTGTCGACCGGCGACCCCATGAACGCGCCGGCCAAGGACACCAATTATACCTACAAGGATGCAATCGTCCTGCTCTCCGACGGCCTCAACACGCAGAACCGCTGGTACAGCAATGCGTCCCAGATCGACGCGCGGCAGAAGAAGCTGTGCGACAACGCCAAGGCGGCGAACATCACGATCTATACGGTGCAGGTGAACACGGGCTCGGATCCGACCTCGAGCGTGCTGCAATATTGCGCGAGCAGCACCGACAAGTTCTATCTGGTGACGTTGGCGAGCCAGACCGTCTCGGTGTTCAAGGACATCGGCACCTCGCTGTCGAAGTTGCGCGTGGCGCGCTGA
- the clpS gene encoding ATP-dependent Clp protease adapter ClpS, giving the protein MSNDENRSGSPTGPNTSVITKVKPKTKRPNLYRVLILNDDYTPMEFVVHVLEKFFQKDVEAATKIMLHVHHHGIGECGVFTYEIAETKVTQVMDFARKHQHPLQCVMEKK; this is encoded by the coding sequence ATGAGCAACGACGAGAACCGTTCCGGTAGCCCGACCGGTCCGAACACATCTGTGATCACCAAGGTCAAACCGAAGACCAAGCGGCCGAACCTCTATCGTGTGCTGATCCTGAACGACGACTACACGCCGATGGAATTCGTCGTCCACGTGCTGGAGAAGTTCTTCCAGAAGGATGTCGAGGCCGCGACCAAGATCATGCTGCATGTCCATCATCACGGTATCGGGGAGTGCGGCGTCTTCACCTACGAGATCGCCGAGACCAAGGTGACGCAGGTGATGGATTTCGCCCGCAAGCACCAGCACCCGCTGCAATGCGTGATGGAAAAGAAGTAA
- the clpA gene encoding ATP-dependent Clp protease ATP-binding subunit ClpA has product MPTFSQSLEQSLHRALAIANERHHQYATLEHLLLSLIDDSDAAAVMRACSVDLDKLRTSLVNYLETEFENLVTDGADDAKPTAGFQRVIQRAVIHVQSSGREEVTGANVLIAIFAERESHAAYFLQEQDMTRYDAVNYISHGIAKRPGVSEARPVRGVDEETETKGNEDAKKKGEALETYCVNLNKKARDGKIDPVIGRNSEINRAIQVLCRRQKNNPLFVGEAGVGKTAIAEGLAKRIVDSEVPEVLAAATVFSLDMGTLLAGTRYRGDFEERLKQVLKELEAHPNAILFIDEIHTVIGAGATSGGAMDASNLLKPALASGTIRCMGSTTYKEYRQHFEKDRALVRRFQKIDINEPTVEDAIAILKGLKPYFEDYHRLKYTNEAIEAAVQLSSRYIHDRKLPDKAIDVIDESGAAQMLVAENKRKKTIGIKEIETTIASMARIPPKSVSKDDAEVLKHLEQTLKRTVFGQDKAIESLAASIKLARAGLREPEKPIGCYLFSGPTGVGKTEVAKQLAASLGVELLRFDMSEYMERHTVSRLIGAPPGYVGFDQGGLLTDGVDQHPHCVVLLDEIEKAHPDLYNVLLQIMDHGRLTDHNGKQVNFRNVILIMTTNAGASDLAKQAFGFTRSKREGDDHEAINRQFAPEFRNRLDAIVSFGHLSVEVIGTVVEKFVLQLEAQLGDRDVTIELSEPAKAWLVQHGYDEQMGARPMARVIQEHIKKPLADEVLFGKLKGGGHVRVVLVKDEADETKDKIGFEFVEGPVTPKQEKLPGARKRPPGKPNKPGGPGGSKGPTSKGPLVKA; this is encoded by the coding sequence ATGCCGACTTTTTCCCAAAGCCTTGAACAATCCCTGCATCGTGCGCTGGCGATCGCAAACGAGCGTCATCACCAATACGCGACGCTCGAGCATCTCCTGCTCTCCTTGATCGACGATTCCGATGCAGCCGCGGTGATGCGCGCCTGTAGCGTCGATCTCGACAAGCTCCGCACGAGCCTCGTCAATTATCTTGAGACCGAATTCGAAAATCTGGTGACGGACGGCGCAGACGACGCCAAGCCGACCGCCGGTTTTCAGCGCGTGATCCAGCGCGCGGTGATCCACGTGCAATCCTCCGGCCGCGAAGAGGTGACCGGCGCCAACGTGCTGATCGCGATCTTCGCCGAGCGCGAGAGCCATGCCGCGTATTTCCTGCAAGAGCAGGACATGACGCGCTATGACGCGGTCAACTACATCAGCCACGGCATCGCCAAGAGGCCCGGCGTCTCCGAAGCGCGGCCGGTGCGCGGCGTCGACGAGGAGACCGAGACCAAGGGCAACGAGGACGCCAAGAAGAAGGGCGAAGCGCTCGAGACCTATTGCGTCAACCTCAACAAGAAGGCGCGCGACGGCAAGATCGATCCGGTGATCGGACGCAATTCCGAGATCAACCGTGCGATCCAGGTGTTGTGCCGTCGGCAGAAGAACAATCCGCTGTTCGTGGGCGAGGCCGGTGTCGGCAAGACCGCGATCGCGGAGGGCCTTGCCAAGCGCATCGTCGACAGCGAGGTGCCGGAAGTGCTGGCAGCCGCGACCGTGTTCTCGCTCGACATGGGCACGCTGCTCGCCGGCACGCGTTATCGCGGTGACTTCGAGGAGCGCCTGAAGCAGGTGCTGAAGGAGCTCGAGGCGCATCCCAACGCGATCCTGTTCATCGACGAGATCCACACCGTGATCGGTGCGGGCGCGACCTCGGGCGGCGCGATGGATGCCTCGAACCTGCTCAAGCCGGCGCTGGCCTCGGGCACCATCCGCTGCATGGGCTCGACCACCTACAAGGAATATCGCCAGCACTTCGAGAAGGACCGCGCGCTGGTGCGGCGCTTCCAGAAGATCGACATCAACGAGCCGACGGTCGAGGACGCGATCGCGATCCTGAAAGGTCTCAAGCCTTACTTCGAGGACTACCACCGGCTGAAATACACCAATGAGGCGATCGAGGCCGCCGTCCAGCTCTCCTCGCGCTACATCCACGACCGAAAGCTGCCCGACAAGGCGATCGACGTGATCGACGAGTCCGGTGCGGCGCAGATGCTGGTCGCCGAGAACAAGCGCAAGAAGACCATCGGCATCAAGGAGATCGAGACCACGATCGCCTCGATGGCGCGGATCCCGCCGAAGAGCGTGTCGAAGGACGATGCCGAGGTGCTCAAGCATCTCGAGCAGACGCTGAAGCGCACCGTGTTCGGCCAGGACAAGGCGATCGAGTCGCTTGCCGCCTCGATCAAGCTCGCACGCGCGGGCCTGCGCGAGCCGGAGAAGCCGATCGGCTGCTACCTGTTCTCCGGTCCAACCGGCGTCGGCAAGACCGAGGTCGCAAAGCAGCTCGCGGCGTCGCTTGGCGTCGAGCTGTTGCGCTTCGACATGTCCGAATACATGGAGCGGCACACCGTGTCGCGCCTGATCGGCGCGCCTCCCGGCTATGTCGGATTCGACCAGGGCGGCCTGCTCACGGACGGTGTCGACCAGCATCCGCATTGCGTGGTGCTGCTCGACGAAATCGAGAAGGCGCATCCCGACCTCTACAACGTCCTGCTCCAGATCATGGATCACGGCCGGCTCACCGACCACAACGGCAAGCAGGTCAACTTCCGCAACGTGATCCTGATCATGACCACGAATGCGGGTGCTTCGGACCTTGCCAAGCAGGCGTTCGGCTTCACGCGGTCGAAGCGGGAAGGCGACGACCACGAGGCGATCAACCGGCAGTTCGCGCCGGAGTTCCGCAACCGCCTCGATGCCATCGTCTCGTTCGGCCATCTCAGTGTCGAGGTGATCGGCACCGTGGTCGAGAAGTTCGTGCTTCAGCTCGAGGCGCAACTCGGCGATCGCGACGTCACCATCGAGCTGTCAGAGCCCGCCAAGGCCTGGCTGGTTCAGCACGGCTATGACGAGCAGATGGGCGCGCGTCCGATGGCCCGCGTCATCCAGGAGCACATCAAGAAGCCACTGGCCGACGAGGTGCTGTTCGGCAAGCTCAAGGGCGGCGGCCACGTTCGCGTCGTTCTGGTCAAGGACGAGGCCGACGAGACCAAGGACAAGATCGGCTTCGAATTCGTCGAGGGTCCGGTGACGCCGAAGCAGGAAAAGCTGCCGGGCGCCCGCAAGCGCCCGCCGGGCAAGCCCAACAAGCCGGGTGGCCCCGGCGGCTCGAAGGGGCCGACCTCGAAGGGCCCGCTGGTCAAGGCTTGA
- a CDS encoding PEGA domain-containing protein yields MRSLGIVALSVMLGGCASVTRGTTENISISSTPSGVEAVVSGMEVPTTCTTPCSVVVKRNADISITFQKEGYEPQVVPLSRDIPTAGAAGFAGNLLLGGVVGMGVDAATGAATDHKPNPVIVTMQPSAPHVAPRPAKKPRPPKAPEAGT; encoded by the coding sequence ATGCGTTCATTGGGAATCGTGGCGCTCAGCGTCATGCTGGGCGGCTGCGCGTCGGTCACGCGCGGCACCACCGAGAACATCAGCATTTCATCGACACCATCAGGCGTAGAGGCCGTCGTCAGCGGAATGGAGGTTCCGACCACCTGCACGACGCCATGCTCCGTAGTGGTCAAGCGCAACGCGGACATCTCCATCACCTTCCAGAAGGAGGGCTATGAGCCGCAGGTCGTTCCGCTCAGCCGGGACATCCCGACCGCCGGCGCCGCCGGCTTTGCGGGCAATCTCCTGCTCGGCGGAGTCGTCGGCATGGGCGTCGACGCCGCGACCGGTGCGGCAACCGATCACAAGCCGAATCCGGTCATCGTGACGATGCAGCCGTCCGCGCCGCATGTCGCACCGCGTCCTGCAAAGAAGCCGCGGCCGCCGAAGGCGCCCGAAGCCGGAACGTAA
- a CDS encoding MFS transporter — translation MSPAPIEHADGLPQPQRNQAILTIALGITMAVVDSAIANVALPTIAADLNASPAFSIWIVNGYQLAITISLLPLASLGEIVGYRRVYLVGLALFTLASAFCALAHTLPLLTFARIIQGFGAAGIMSVNSALVRFTYPRSLLGRGIGINALVVAFSAAVGPTIAAGILAVGSWPWLFAINVPLGVATLALGWRSLPHTTPASHSFDWQSAGLSAITFGVGIAAIDSGHGEATITCLVQFTIAIIAGALLVYRETHMTSPLLPVDLLRIPVFGLSIATSIASFCGQMLAFVAIPFYLQSRFGYSAVHMGLLITPWPIAVACAAPLAGRLVEHYPAGLLGGIGLTLFACGLGALAFLPAVPTPLDVVWRMALAGAGFGLFQTPNNRTMIAAAPRERSGGASGMLGTARLLGQTTGAALVALFLGRYPIDGTRIALLTGVGFALCGAMLSMLRLSPAGARGAEQVRVQDDQRLRGD, via the coding sequence ATGTCGCCCGCCCCAATCGAGCATGCCGACGGCCTGCCGCAACCGCAGCGCAACCAGGCGATCCTGACCATTGCGCTCGGTATCACCATGGCTGTCGTCGACAGCGCCATCGCCAACGTGGCACTGCCGACGATCGCGGCTGACCTGAACGCGAGCCCCGCCTTCTCGATCTGGATCGTCAACGGCTACCAGCTCGCGATCACGATCTCACTGCTGCCGCTGGCGTCGCTGGGTGAGATCGTCGGCTATCGCCGGGTCTATCTGGTCGGGCTCGCGCTGTTCACGCTCGCATCCGCCTTCTGCGCGCTGGCGCATACGCTGCCGCTACTCACCTTCGCGCGCATCATTCAAGGTTTTGGCGCCGCCGGGATCATGAGCGTCAACTCGGCGCTGGTGCGCTTCACCTATCCGCGCAGCCTGCTCGGTCGCGGCATCGGTATCAACGCGCTGGTTGTGGCCTTTTCCGCCGCGGTCGGGCCGACGATCGCCGCCGGCATCCTTGCGGTCGGAAGCTGGCCCTGGCTGTTCGCCATCAACGTCCCGCTCGGTGTGGCGACGCTGGCGCTCGGCTGGCGCAGCCTGCCGCATACGACACCCGCGAGCCATTCCTTCGACTGGCAAAGCGCGGGTCTGTCGGCGATCACCTTCGGCGTCGGCATCGCCGCGATCGACAGCGGGCACGGCGAGGCAACCATCACATGCCTGGTCCAGTTCACCATCGCGATCATTGCAGGCGCCCTGCTGGTCTATCGCGAAACCCACATGACGTCGCCGCTCCTGCCGGTCGACCTGCTGCGCATCCCGGTGTTCGGGCTGTCGATTGCGACCTCGATCGCCTCGTTCTGCGGCCAGATGCTGGCCTTCGTCGCGATCCCCTTCTACCTCCAGAGCCGGTTCGGCTATTCGGCCGTTCACATGGGCCTTCTGATCACGCCGTGGCCGATCGCGGTGGCCTGCGCCGCGCCGCTGGCAGGCCGGCTGGTCGAGCATTATCCGGCTGGCCTGCTCGGCGGCATCGGGCTCACGCTGTTCGCCTGTGGTCTCGGTGCGCTCGCCTTCCTGCCTGCGGTCCCAACGCCGCTCGACGTGGTCTGGCGGATGGCGCTGGCCGGCGCCGGCTTCGGCCTGTTCCAGACGCCCAACAACCGCACTATGATCGCGGCCGCGCCGCGCGAGCGCTCCGGTGGCGCCAGCGGCATGCTGGGCACGGCGCGCCTGCTCGGCCAGACCACGGGCGCGGCGTTGGTGGCGCTGTTCCTCGGCCGCTATCCGATCGACGGAACCCGGATCGCGCTCCTCACTGGCGTCGGCTTCGCGCTCTGCGGTGCGATGCTCAGCATGCTGCGGCTGTCACCCGCAGGCGCGCGTGGCGCCGAGCAAGTCCGCGTCCAGGACGACCAGCGGCTGCGGGGCGACTGA
- a CDS encoding aldo/keto reductase, whose protein sequence is MEYRRLGRSGLMVPALSLGTGTFGGVGRLAAWGTTDATEARRLLDICLEAGVSMFDTADVYSLGESERVLGEAIKGRRDKVLVSTKATFRFGDGPNDVGSSRQHLLAAIDGSLSRLGTDYIDLFQLHGFDAFTPPEEVLSTLDVLVRAGKIRYVGVSNFSGWHLMKSLGVADKHGFPRYVANQTYYSLIGRDYEWELMPLGLDQGLGAVVWSPLGWGRLTGKIRRGQPKPEVSRLPKTADFGPPVPDEHLYRVVEAIDEVAKETGKSVSQIALNWLLQRPTVSTLIIGARNEAQLRENLGAVGWSLTKDQIAKLDAASKVTLPYPYWHQRTTFTDRNPPPV, encoded by the coding sequence ATGGAATACCGACGCTTGGGCCGGTCCGGCCTCATGGTACCCGCGTTGAGCCTTGGCACCGGCACATTCGGCGGCGTGGGCCGCCTCGCGGCATGGGGCACGACGGATGCGACCGAAGCGCGACGGCTGCTCGATATCTGCCTCGAGGCCGGCGTGTCAATGTTCGATACCGCCGACGTCTATTCGCTCGGCGAATCCGAGCGCGTTCTGGGCGAGGCCATCAAGGGCCGCCGCGACAAGGTGCTGGTTTCGACCAAGGCGACATTCCGCTTCGGCGATGGGCCCAACGACGTCGGTTCGTCGCGGCAGCATCTGCTCGCCGCCATCGATGGTTCGCTGAGCCGGCTGGGCACCGACTACATCGACCTGTTCCAGCTCCATGGTTTTGACGCCTTCACTCCGCCCGAGGAAGTGCTTTCCACGCTCGACGTGCTCGTGCGCGCCGGCAAGATCCGCTATGTCGGCGTGTCGAACTTTTCGGGCTGGCACCTGATGAAGTCGCTCGGCGTCGCCGACAAGCACGGCTTCCCGCGCTACGTCGCCAACCAAACCTATTATTCATTGATCGGGCGCGATTACGAATGGGAGCTGATGCCGCTCGGCCTCGACCAGGGGCTCGGCGCGGTGGTGTGGTCGCCGCTCGGCTGGGGCCGCCTTACCGGAAAAATCCGCCGCGGTCAGCCGAAGCCCGAGGTCAGCCGCCTGCCCAAGACCGCCGATTTTGGGCCGCCCGTGCCCGACGAGCACCTCTATCGCGTTGTCGAGGCAATCGACGAGGTCGCCAAGGAGACGGGCAAGAGCGTCTCGCAGATCGCGCTGAACTGGCTGCTGCAGCGCCCGACAGTCTCGACGCTGATCATCGGCGCACGTAACGAGGCTCAGTTGCGCGAAAACCTCGGCGCGGTCGGCTGGTCCTTGACCAAGGACCAGATCGCAAAGCTCGACGCCGCGAGCAAGGTGACGCTGCCCTATCCCTATTGGCACCAGCGCACGACTTTCACCGACCGCAATCCGCCGCCAGTGTAA
- a CDS encoding LysR substrate-binding domain-containing protein, protein MPPLKALSAFEAASRHGSFSRAAEELGVTPSAISHQIQKLEDFLGVRVFSRHAGRAVLTNAGRLYAGEIERAFGTIMGATRLVAPQSQRDHLFIASGPSFGAKWLQPRIGDFIGQHQDIGIRLSTIADLRDLETIRFDLAIAYGRPPVLNGRQIEPLLAERLRPLCSPRLIEQLGLHEPGDLARATLIHSSNALTWTDYLRKVTGSNIKPRHELWFDRSTMAIDAAVEGLGVVLESEILAAEELDKGTLVAPFRQPKFEVETVSYYLVRSAEAKGRSHVAAFEAWLRAKISAANLQTTSVA, encoded by the coding sequence ATGCCGCCGCTCAAGGCGCTGTCGGCGTTCGAGGCGGCCTCCCGCCACGGCAGCTTCAGCCGCGCCGCCGAGGAGCTTGGGGTCACGCCTTCGGCAATCAGCCACCAGATCCAGAAGCTCGAGGATTTTCTTGGCGTCCGCGTCTTCTCGCGGCATGCCGGCCGCGCGGTGCTCACCAATGCCGGCCGGCTCTATGCCGGCGAGATCGAGCGCGCGTTCGGCACGATCATGGGTGCGACGCGGCTGGTGGCGCCGCAGTCGCAGCGCGATCATCTCTTCATCGCGAGCGGCCCGAGCTTCGGTGCCAAATGGCTTCAACCGCGGATCGGCGACTTCATCGGCCAGCACCAGGACATCGGAATCCGGCTGTCGACCATCGCTGATCTGCGCGATCTCGAAACCATCCGCTTCGATCTCGCCATTGCCTATGGACGTCCTCCCGTCCTGAACGGGCGGCAGATCGAGCCACTCCTGGCGGAGCGCCTGCGTCCGCTATGCAGTCCGCGGCTGATCGAGCAGCTCGGACTGCACGAGCCCGGCGATCTCGCCCGCGCCACGTTGATCCACTCCTCGAACGCGCTGACCTGGACCGACTATTTGCGCAAGGTCACTGGATCGAACATCAAGCCGCGTCACGAATTGTGGTTCGACCGATCCACCATGGCCATCGATGCGGCTGTCGAAGGTCTCGGCGTCGTCCTGGAGAGCGAGATCCTGGCCGCCGAGGAGCTGGACAAGGGCACGCTGGTCGCGCCGTTCCGCCAGCCCAAATTCGAGGTTGAGACGGTGTCCTATTATCTCGTGCGCTCTGCCGAAGCGAAGGGCCGCAGCCACGTCGCTGCGTTCGAAGCGTGGCTGCGCGCGAAGATTTCGGCAGCCAATCTGCAAACGACCAGCGTCGCGTAG
- a CDS encoding aspartate aminotransferase family protein has product MTSALKQAADEFLVRYGGDVFPNLFTSAKGTIVTDSDGRDYLDFTSGQMCATIGHNHPAIVAAVERAGKKAFHLFSGMIPEVVAELAQVLAKDWLPGDLKRSIFINTGSEATEVALRMAKMYTGGYEVLVLGGSWHGITGGAASVSMASDRKGYGVPPPGVFVIPEPNAYRPYIAKGSEEESALANLELALKMFDMQSSGRGAAIIAEPVISAGGVLVPPKAFMEALRKAADERGMLLIFDEAQTAFGRIGKKTGSEYFGVVPDIMTMSKTLGGGLPLAAVSTTEAIESKLHDDHFTYYTSHVSDPLLAEVGLAVLRVISEEKLVERANIMGAYLRGRFEGLQQKYEQIGDIRGMGLLLGVELVTDRNSRRAAHQLGGLTTKKCFEHGLSMNIRRRPERGSVWRIAPPLTVSTDEIDRAVEILDRSLRESLDELSRNPAA; this is encoded by the coding sequence ATGACTTCAGCGCTGAAACAGGCCGCCGACGAATTTTTGGTCCGATATGGCGGAGACGTGTTCCCGAACCTCTTCACCTCGGCAAAGGGGACCATCGTCACCGACAGCGACGGGCGCGACTATCTCGATTTCACGTCGGGGCAGATGTGCGCCACCATCGGCCACAACCATCCGGCGATCGTCGCGGCTGTGGAGCGAGCGGGCAAGAAGGCGTTCCATCTCTTCAGCGGCATGATCCCCGAGGTGGTGGCCGAACTCGCTCAGGTGCTGGCCAAGGACTGGCTGCCCGGCGACCTCAAGCGCTCGATCTTCATCAACACCGGTTCGGAAGCGACCGAAGTCGCGCTCCGGATGGCCAAGATGTACACCGGCGGTTACGAGGTGCTCGTCCTCGGCGGCTCCTGGCACGGCATCACCGGCGGTGCCGCCTCGGTCTCGATGGCGAGCGATCGCAAGGGCTATGGCGTACCGCCGCCCGGCGTATTCGTCATCCCCGAGCCGAACGCCTACCGGCCTTACATCGCGAAGGGCAGCGAAGAGGAATCCGCGCTCGCCAATCTCGAGCTTGCGCTGAAAATGTTCGACATGCAGTCGAGCGGGCGGGGCGCGGCGATCATCGCCGAGCCCGTGATCAGCGCGGGCGGCGTGCTGGTACCGCCGAAGGCGTTCATGGAAGCGCTGCGCAAGGCGGCCGACGAGCGCGGCATGCTGCTGATCTTCGACGAGGCCCAGACGGCGTTCGGGCGTATCGGCAAGAAGACCGGATCGGAATATTTCGGCGTTGTCCCCGACATCATGACCATGTCGAAGACGCTGGGGGGCGGGCTGCCGCTTGCCGCTGTCTCGACCACCGAAGCAATCGAGAGCAAGCTCCACGACGATCACTTCACCTATTACACCAGCCACGTTTCCGATCCCTTGCTTGCCGAGGTCGGGCTCGCGGTGCTGCGTGTGATTTCGGAAGAGAAGCTCGTCGAGCGCGCCAATATCATGGGCGCCTATCTGCGCGGCCGCTTCGAAGGCCTCCAGCAGAAATACGAGCAGATCGGCGACATCAGGGGCATGGGCCTTCTGCTCGGCGTCGAACTCGTCACCGATCGCAACAGCCGGCGTGCGGCCCATCAGCTCGGTGGGCTGACCACGAAAAAGTGCTTCGAGCACGGGTTGAGCATGAACATCCGCCGCCGTCCCGAGCGCGGATCGGTCTGGCGAATCGCGCCGCCGCTCACCGTCTCGACAGATGAGATCGACCGCGCCGTCGAGATCCTGGATCGCTCGTTGCGGGAAAGCCTCGACGAGCTGTCGCGAAACCCCGCCGCCTAG
- a CDS encoding amino acid ABC transporter substrate-binding protein — MIRRDSFTFAVAVISLALLDGPAAQAGSQTLDKIRETGKITFGYREASIPFAYLGTDQKPTGLSLDLCSAVAAKIRVALRRPELGIDYVPVNASNRIPLLQNGAIDVECGSTTNTAERQKQVSFSVATYVASPRWLVSAASGVTEPKGLDGQTVVITQGSLNFAVAKKVLDDQKLNVTFVQAKDHAESLLMLGTGRAAAWFEDDILIAGLVANASDPRAFRMLAATYAPSYYGLMTRREDPEFKALVDAAIREKMASGEFGKLYAKWFEAPIPPKGQNLQLPMSEAMMARVASPSDALAP, encoded by the coding sequence ATGATCCGCAGAGATTCGTTCACGTTCGCCGTCGCCGTCATTTCGCTTGCGCTGCTGGACGGTCCAGCAGCGCAGGCCGGAAGTCAGACCCTCGACAAGATCAGGGAGACCGGAAAGATCACCTTCGGCTACCGGGAGGCCTCGATCCCGTTCGCCTATCTCGGGACCGATCAGAAGCCGACCGGGCTCTCGCTCGACCTCTGTTCTGCGGTGGCCGCCAAGATCAGGGTTGCGTTGCGGCGACCGGAGCTCGGGATCGACTATGTGCCGGTGAATGCGTCCAATCGCATTCCGTTGCTTCAGAACGGCGCCATCGACGTCGAGTGCGGCAGCACGACCAACACCGCCGAGCGGCAGAAGCAGGTCTCGTTTTCCGTTGCGACCTACGTGGCGTCGCCGCGCTGGCTGGTGTCCGCTGCGTCAGGAGTTACGGAGCCCAAAGGACTCGACGGCCAGACCGTCGTCATCACCCAGGGCTCGCTGAACTTCGCGGTCGCCAAGAAGGTTCTCGATGATCAGAAGCTCAACGTGACGTTCGTTCAGGCCAAGGACCACGCCGAGTCGCTGCTGATGCTGGGAACGGGTCGCGCCGCCGCGTGGTTCGAGGACGATATCCTGATCGCTGGCCTCGTCGCGAACGCGTCCGATCCCAGGGCGTTCCGGATGCTGGCGGCGACCTATGCGCCGTCTTATTACGGGCTGATGACTCGCAGAGAAGATCCGGAATTCAAGGCCCTGGTCGATGCCGCGATCAGGGAGAAAATGGCTTCCGGCGAATTTGGTAAGCTCTATGCGAAATGGTTCGAGGCGCCGATTCCGCCGAAAGGACAGAACCTCCAGCTTCCCATGAGCGAAGCGATGATGGCGCGTGTCGCATCTCCAAGCGATGCGCTGGCGCCCTAG